In Nicotiana tabacum cultivar K326 chromosome 11, ASM71507v2, whole genome shotgun sequence, a single window of DNA contains:
- the LOC107769735 gene encoding uncharacterized protein LOC107769735 has protein sequence MARLIRNLFFHSSTIPPPVPPPLKFHHLRRIHAGNSLSASASASASASVHSKPRKNKVKKVEKTSNSSVISQNKLSQVKRRTRSEKELDEETFLKHYGNDNSTPHVPVLLGEVLDVFASVTLRSFLDCTLGAAGHSSAIVRAHSEMQVYVGLDVDPIAHQMAQTQLKGIQPKDSYDTASALKVHAFLKNFKDVKFVLGEVSDDLLACGVDGILMDLGMSSMQVNDAERGFSVLKNGPLDMRMNPKATLRAEDILNSWPADELGRVLRDYGEESNWYSLQNRIVKARLHGGLHSTSELVDLIQNSTSRTKGRQGWIKTATRVFQALRIAVNDELKTLEDSIRDCFESLNSGGRLAVISFHSLEDRIVKQAFLNIMNCSEVDGGGIEDEEGKCLRELRKINLDTVKEEAWIKQVIQGQNGTILTKRPITPSEKEEALNPRSRSAKLRVIQKA, from the exons ATGGCAAGGTTAATCCGAAACCTTTTCTTTCACTCTTCCACCATTCCGCCACCGGTACCTCCGCCGCTCAAATTCCACCACCTCCGCCGTATCCACGCCGGCAACAGCTTATCCGCTTCCGCTTCCGCTTCCGCTTCAGCTTCAGTTCACAGTAAACCTCGgaaaaacaaagtaaaaaagGTGGAAAAGACCAGTAATAGTAGCGTAATTAGCCAGAACAAACTTTCACAAGTGAAACGGAGGACCCGGTCGGAGAAAGAGCTGGATGAGGAGACCTTCCTGAAGCACTATGGAAATGACAACTCTACCCCCCATGTTCCTGTCTTGCTCGGCGAAGTTTTGGATGTTTTCGCCTCCGTCACTCTCCGCTCTTTCCTTGATTGTACCCTCGGTGCCGCCGGCCATTCCTCTGCT ATAGTTCGGGCTCATTCCGAAATGCAAGTATATGTTGGGCTTGATGTTGATCCCATTGCACATCAAATGGCTCAAACTCAGCTGAAGGGTATCCAACCTAAGGACTCTTATGATACGGCTTCTGCCTTGAAAGTGCATgcctttttgaaaaattttaagGACGTCAAGTTTGTGCTTGGTGAAGTGTCAGATGACTTATTGGCCTGTGGAGTTGATGGGATCTTGATGGACTTGGGTATGTCATCTATGCAG GTAAatgatgctgaaagaggttttaGTGTGCTGAAGAATGGACCTCTTGACATGAGAATGAATCCAAAG GCAACTCTGAGAGCTGAAGACATATTGAATTCCTGGCCAGCTGATGAACTAGGACGGGTTCTGCGAGACTATGGAGAAGAAAGCAATTGGTACTCTCTTCAAAACAGAATTGTTAAGGCTCGTCTACATGGAGGGTTACATTCTACCAGTGAGCTGGTAGACCTTATTCAGAATTCAACTTCTAGGACTAAAG GAAGACAAGGTTGGATTAAGACAGCCACAAGAGTTTTTCAGGCTTTACGAATAGCTGTTAATGATGAACTCAAGACACTGGAGGATTCCATCCGTGATTGTTTTGAGTCTCTTAATTCTGGTGGAAGGCTTGCCGTAATTTCATTCCACAGTTTGGAGGACAGAATAGTAAAACAGGCATTTCTCAATATTATGAACTGCAGCGAAGTTGATGGAGGTGGGATTGAAGATGAAGAAGGGAAGTGCTTACGTGAGCTGAGGAAAATTAATCTTGATACTGTTAAAGAAGAAGCATGGATAAAACAAGTGATACAAGGACAGAATGGAACTATCCTTACAAAGAGACCCATAACACCATCTGAAAAGGAGGAGGCATTAAATCCTCGAAGTCGGAGTGCTAAACTACGAGTGATTCAAAAAGCCTGA